From the genome of Methanofollis sp., one region includes:
- a CDS encoding ATP-binding cassette domain-containing protein, producing the protein MAHRETFQTSARPPPLLDFAHIAVMREDRKVLDFLSLTVGAGEHLAILGPNGSGKSSLIKTITREYYPLTHPDRRFSVLGEEVWQVGALRSLLGIVSADLQFTFTRDIAGRDVVLSGFFSSVGLFRHEVTPAMEGRTEEILNFLEIEHLAA; encoded by the coding sequence ATGGCGCACAGAGAGACGTTCCAGACCTCTGCCCGGCCCCCGCCGTTGCTGGACTTCGCGCATATCGCCGTCATGAGAGAGGACAGAAAAGTCCTCGACTTCCTCTCCCTCACCGTCGGTGCCGGCGAGCACCTCGCCATCCTCGGACCGAACGGGTCGGGGAAGTCGTCCCTGATCAAGACGATAACGCGGGAGTACTACCCGCTGACGCACCCGGACCGCAGGTTTTCGGTCCTCGGCGAGGAGGTGTGGCAGGTGGGCGCCCTCCGCTCCCTCCTCGGCATCGTCTCCGCGGACCTGCAGTTCACCTTCACCCGCGATATCGCCGGGCGTGACGTCGTCCTCTCCGGTTTCTTCTCCAGTGTCGGCCTCTTCAGGCACGAGGTCACCCCGGCGATGGAGGGCAGGACTGAAGAGATTCTCAATTTCCTGGAGATAGAACACCTTGCGGC
- a CDS encoding YeeE/YedE thiosulfate transporter family protein, translated as MKDALTRLRRNAPVQLSLGLALGVAFGACLQVAGVTRYDVIIGQLLLTDFTVVKVMLSAVAVGTLGVHLMRAAGLADLHIKPGSVGATVVGGVIFGAGFAVLGYCPGTVAGAVGSGALDALVGGVTGILIGAGIFSALYPRLEASVLGLGRFPTATIPEILHVNPRVVVVPLVLLIAAVLYGLEYLGL; from the coding sequence ATGAAGGACGCCCTGACGCGCCTGCGCCGGAATGCGCCGGTGCAACTCTCTCTCGGACTGGCGCTGGGGGTCGCCTTCGGCGCCTGCCTCCAGGTCGCCGGGGTCACGCGCTATGATGTGATCATCGGCCAGCTCCTGCTCACCGATTTCACGGTGGTGAAGGTGATGCTCAGTGCGGTGGCCGTCGGCACGCTCGGCGTCCACCTGATGCGGGCGGCGGGTCTTGCCGACCTTCACATCAAGCCGGGTTCGGTCGGCGCAACGGTCGTCGGCGGGGTGATCTTCGGCGCAGGTTTTGCGGTCCTCGGCTACTGTCCAGGGACGGTGGCCGGCGCCGTCGGGTCGGGCGCCCTCGACGCCCTCGTCGGCGGGGTGACCGGCATCCTCATCGGGGCCGGCATCTTCTCGGCTCTCTACCCCCGCCTTGAGGCGTCGGTGCTCGGGCTGGGGAGGTTCCCGACCGCCACCATCCCCGAGATCCTGCATGTCAACCCCCGGGTGGTGGTGGTGCCGCTCGTGCTCCTGATCGCGGCCGTCCTCTACGGCCTTGAATACCTGGGGCTCTGA
- a CDS encoding YeeE/YedE thiosulfate transporter family protein: protein MDWTPYIAGAGIGVLSWLAFLLSDRPLGCSTAYARASGMIERAVRGKAVLDRAYYKQFAPRIDWEVMLVLGIVIGAFATAFLTGEFALVWVPPTFEAAFGPSVPLRIVVALAGGVLMGIGARWAGGCTSGHGISGTLQMALSSWVAVVVFFASGILSAFLLYGVWP from the coding sequence ATGGACTGGACACCTTATATCGCAGGCGCCGGGATCGGCGTGCTCAGCTGGCTCGCGTTCCTCCTCTCCGACCGCCCTCTCGGGTGCTCGACGGCCTATGCCCGGGCGAGCGGCATGATCGAGCGTGCCGTCCGCGGGAAGGCGGTGCTGGACAGAGCATACTACAAACAGTTTGCCCCGCGGATCGACTGGGAGGTGATGCTGGTGCTCGGCATCGTGATCGGTGCCTTCGCAACGGCCTTCCTCACCGGGGAATTTGCCCTGGTCTGGGTCCCGCCGACTTTTGAAGCGGCATTCGGGCCGTCTGTCCCCCTGAGGATCGTCGTCGCCCTCGCCGGCGGCGTCCTGATGGGGATAGGTGCGCGCTGGGCCGGCGGGTGCACGAGCGGGCACGGGATCTCAGGCACTCTCCAGATGGCCCTCTCGAGCTGGGTTGCGGTCGTCGTCTTCTTTGCAAGCGGCATACTCTCTGCCTTTCTCCTCTACGGGGTGTGGCCATGA
- a CDS encoding MBL fold metallo-hydrolase, translating to MVIQQFFIPGIAHSSYLVGAAGTCAVVDPARDVDRYLDAAADLGFAITHVLETHLHADFVSGHMDLAEKTGARIYAPESGSCAFPHEPVADGTEFSVGDIRFDVLDTPGHTPDGVTYVATDLSRGDDPVAVFPGDTLFVGDVGRPDLFPGQARDLAGRLYDSLHEKILALPDHCMVFPAHGAGSLCGRAMGSMRSTTIGYERRYNAALKIADREEFISSLTTGMPPAPDHFSRCSEINRRGPPLVRTLPAIRPMKPAEFRDRAGKGDAVVLSVNDYAAFGGQHVPGSYHIDLAGNFSTFAGWVLPPEREVLLVAGTQAEAEAAVVMLRRVGLDRTVGYLDGGVHAWVTAGYPAAHVPQLSPAETHAMITGGRAVLVDVRAPEEYEEDHVEGAVNIMVTDLRERSAALDPARPLVVMCRTGHRSSLGCSILKQKGFVEVSNAAGGITGYRAAGYA from the coding sequence ATGGTGATTCAGCAGTTCTTCATACCGGGCATCGCGCACAGTTCCTATCTCGTCGGTGCGGCCGGCACCTGCGCCGTCGTCGATCCGGCGCGGGACGTCGACCGTTATCTCGACGCCGCGGCAGACCTCGGATTCGCGATCACGCATGTCCTTGAGACGCACCTCCACGCCGATTTCGTCTCCGGCCACATGGACCTGGCGGAGAAGACCGGCGCCCGGATCTATGCGCCGGAATCGGGTTCATGCGCGTTTCCGCACGAACCGGTCGCCGACGGGACAGAGTTCTCGGTCGGGGATATCAGGTTCGACGTCCTCGATACGCCGGGGCACACCCCGGACGGCGTCACCTACGTGGCCACCGACCTCTCCCGCGGTGATGACCCCGTCGCCGTCTTCCCCGGCGACACCCTCTTTGTCGGCGACGTGGGTCGGCCCGACCTCTTCCCCGGACAGGCGCGGGACCTTGCAGGGCGTCTCTATGATAGCCTGCACGAGAAGATCCTCGCCCTCCCCGACCACTGCATGGTCTTTCCCGCGCACGGCGCCGGGTCGCTCTGCGGCCGGGCGATGGGATCGATGCGGTCGACCACCATCGGCTACGAGCGCCGGTATAACGCGGCATTGAAGATCGCCGACAGGGAGGAATTCATCAGCTCGCTTACCACGGGCATGCCCCCTGCCCCTGACCATTTCAGCAGGTGCAGCGAGATCAACCGCCGCGGCCCGCCCCTCGTCCGCACCCTCCCGGCGATCAGGCCGATGAAGCCGGCCGAGTTCAGGGATCGGGCCGGGAAGGGCGATGCGGTCGTCCTCTCAGTCAACGACTACGCCGCTTTCGGGGGTCAGCACGTCCCGGGCAGTTATCATATCGACCTTGCCGGCAACTTCTCCACCTTTGCCGGGTGGGTGCTCCCTCCGGAGAGGGAGGTCCTGCTCGTCGCCGGGACTCAGGCAGAGGCGGAGGCGGCGGTGGTCATGCTCCGCCGGGTGGGGTTGGACCGCACCGTCGGCTACCTCGACGGCGGCGTCCATGCCTGGGTGACGGCCGGGTATCCCGCCGCTCATGTCCCTCAACTCTCGCCGGCTGAGACGCATGCGATGATCACGGGAGGAAGGGCCGTGCTTGTGGACGTGCGGGCGCCGGAGGAGTACGAGGAGGACCATGTGGAGGGGGCGGTCAATATCATGGTGACAGACCTGCGGGAGCGCTCCGCGGCGCTCGACCCCGCCCGGCCCCTCGTCGTCATGTGCAGGACAGGCCACCGTTCGAGCCTCGGGTGCAGCATCCTCAAACAGAAAGGGTTTGTCGAGGTCTCCAACGCCGCCGGCGGGATCACCGGCTACCGTGCGGCAGGATATGCCTGA
- a CDS encoding SLC13 family permease — protein MRLILSPATECFNGVPGHHRKEGMPNPEGRGMETEIILMFLVIGTAFVLFVTELLRVDLVALLVLLLLFWFGLVTPQEAISGFASNAVIAIISVMILGGGIERTGVMSHLSRFIVGIAGNGERRLCALFSVAVGLVSAFIPAIGSVALFQPALMRAAKMTAVPPSRLVMPMGFAALSGGTLTMIGSGALILLNDLMVASGAEAFGFFTATPAGLLLLCTEVLYFLLLGVYVLPPGRAGTRRPGSQEDLVDTWHLPAAMHHYVIPASSPLAGREREEVRLKTDYSLHLLAVTEEEEVSYAPWRHATLRAGQYITLLGKAEDAERFAADYSLQTVPDRERLSAKVGGAYAGFAEVMVRPHAPVVGRTFRAIAFRKTYGVEPLMLSSQGVEMRMDFSDTPLTAGDTIVVFGPWNNIHALAADPNFVLSTRVEEPPMRREKAPIALLCFAGGIALTLTGIPISMGLLTGVLVMVLAGVLTIDEAYRTIDWKTVFLLAGLIPLGTAMITTGTAALIAGTVIPLVGNAHPLLLFIGIGALATLFTLLMSNLGAVVILVPIALLVGAETGTDPRGLALLVGLCASNSFLLPTHQVNAFLMSSGGYHTVDYLKAGVVLTVLFLLIVSGWIYMVFG, from the coding sequence ATGCGGCTGATCCTCTCCCCCGCCACCGAATGTTTTAATGGCGTGCCGGGCCACCACCGGAAAGAGGGGATGCCGAACCCGGAGGGCCGTGGAATGGAGACGGAGATCATCCTGATGTTCCTTGTTATCGGGACAGCGTTCGTGCTCTTCGTCACCGAACTCCTTCGGGTCGACCTTGTCGCGCTCCTTGTCCTCCTCCTGCTCTTCTGGTTCGGGCTTGTGACTCCCCAGGAGGCGATCTCGGGGTTTGCCAGCAACGCCGTGATCGCCATCATCTCGGTGATGATCCTCGGCGGCGGTATCGAACGCACAGGCGTCATGAGCCACCTCAGTCGTTTCATCGTCGGCATTGCCGGGAATGGGGAGAGACGGCTTTGCGCCCTCTTCTCCGTTGCCGTCGGCCTCGTCTCCGCATTCATACCGGCCATCGGGTCGGTCGCCCTCTTCCAGCCCGCGCTGATGAGGGCCGCAAAAATGACCGCAGTCCCGCCCTCCCGTCTTGTCATGCCGATGGGTTTTGCGGCGCTCAGTGGCGGCACCCTCACCATGATCGGGTCAGGGGCCCTGATCCTCCTGAACGACCTCATGGTCGCCAGCGGTGCCGAGGCGTTCGGGTTCTTTACCGCGACGCCGGCGGGTCTCCTCCTCCTCTGCACAGAAGTCCTCTACTTCCTCCTGCTGGGGGTATACGTCCTCCCTCCCGGCCGCGCCGGAACCCGCCGACCGGGGAGTCAGGAAGACCTCGTGGACACCTGGCACCTTCCCGCAGCGATGCACCACTACGTCATCCCGGCCTCCAGTCCTCTCGCCGGCAGGGAGCGGGAAGAGGTGCGCCTGAAAACCGATTACTCCCTCCACCTCCTCGCCGTCACGGAAGAAGAAGAGGTCTCCTATGCACCCTGGCGGCATGCCACCCTGCGTGCCGGGCAGTACATCACCCTCCTCGGAAAAGCGGAGGACGCAGAACGCTTCGCAGCCGACTACTCGCTCCAGACCGTCCCCGACCGGGAGCGCCTCTCCGCGAAGGTGGGAGGGGCGTATGCCGGTTTTGCAGAGGTCATGGTCAGGCCGCACGCGCCGGTCGTCGGCCGGACCTTCAGGGCGATCGCGTTCAGAAAGACCTACGGCGTCGAACCCCTCATGCTCTCCTCACAGGGCGTCGAGATGCGCATGGACTTCTCCGACACCCCCCTCACCGCCGGCGACACCATCGTGGTCTTCGGGCCATGGAACAACATCCACGCCCTTGCCGCCGACCCGAACTTCGTGCTCTCCACACGAGTCGAGGAACCCCCGATGCGCAGAGAGAAAGCGCCCATCGCTCTCCTCTGTTTTGCCGGGGGGATCGCCCTCACCCTCACCGGCATCCCGATCTCCATGGGCCTCCTCACCGGGGTGCTCGTCATGGTCCTTGCGGGGGTGCTCACCATCGACGAGGCCTATCGCACCATCGACTGGAAGACGGTCTTCCTGCTCGCAGGCCTCATCCCCCTCGGGACCGCGATGATCACCACCGGGACGGCGGCACTGATCGCCGGGACCGTGATCCCGCTCGTCGGAAACGCCCACCCCCTCCTGCTCTTCATCGGCATCGGAGCACTCGCGACCCTCTTCACCTTGCTGATGTCCAATCTCGGGGCAGTCGTCATCCTGGTCCCGATCGCCCTCCTCGTCGGCGCCGAGACCGGGACCGACCCCCGCGGCCTCGCCCTCCTTGTGGGGCTCTGCGCCTCCAACTCGTTCCTCCTGCCGACGCATCAGGTGAATGCCTTTCTCATGTCATCGGGCGGGTATCACACGGTTGATTATCTGAAAGCAGGCGTTGTCCTGACCGTTCTCTTCCTCCTCATCGTCTCGGGATGGATTTATATGGTCTTTGGATGA
- a CDS encoding HemK2/MTQ2 family protein methyltransferase — protein MEYQHDQVYEPAEDTFLLRDAALEEVRPGDHVLEVGCGSGAVTAALLGRAGSVVATDINPHAVLAGRERGVETVRTDLMTGVRGPFDLVLFNPPYLPTAPEERIDDWLEYALDGGPTGRETIERFADDVGRVLAPFGRILLLVSSLTDPDEVRKIFAGLGYIVLLAAEERVEGEDLIVLRISRDLCLCAGHGD, from the coding sequence ATGGAGTACCAGCACGACCAGGTCTACGAACCCGCGGAGGACACCTTCCTCCTCCGCGACGCCGCCCTCGAGGAGGTGCGGCCGGGCGACCATGTCCTCGAAGTGGGGTGCGGGAGCGGGGCGGTTACGGCGGCCCTCCTCGGCCGGGCCGGGAGCGTCGTCGCCACCGACATCAACCCCCACGCGGTGCTGGCGGGGCGGGAGCGGGGCGTCGAGACGGTGCGGACCGACCTGATGACAGGGGTCCGCGGCCCCTTCGACCTCGTCCTCTTCAACCCGCCGTACCTCCCGACCGCACCGGAGGAGAGGATCGACGACTGGCTCGAATACGCGCTGGACGGCGGCCCAACAGGGAGGGAGACGATCGAGCGGTTTGCCGACGACGTCGGGCGGGTGCTCGCACCCTTCGGTCGCATCCTCCTCCTCGTCTCATCCCTGACCGACCCCGACGAGGTGCGGAAAATCTTTGCCGGCCTCGGCTATATCGTGCTCCTCGCCGCGGAGGAGCGTGTGGAGGGCGAAGACCTCATCGTGCTGCGGATCAGCCGCGACCTCTGCCTCTGTGCCGGACACGGAGATTAA
- a CDS encoding histidine kinase N-terminal 7TM domain-containing protein translates to MIWQYSPLVLPLAVSAVMTLVLAAIAWHNRKVPGGVPLTIFLLGATVWSAAYALVLSVADLPSNLLFTYVEYAGIMAVSLAFVLFVISYTGRESLLTRTWRCALLLFPACVFAALLTNDLHHLYYTGFMPVVVAGSIVWVFVHGPLFWVAWIGFAAMTIAAIALLVSHLISSPPVYRTQIRLLLVASLVPLVANLLYVFGMGPVRGLDLTPLSFLVTGLTLEMATIRYRLFSVTPVARSLLPRIMTDGMVVVNEAGVVVDINPAAALIAGMPEEAAIGRPFDQVLPAFARFIAGCPKEAEVEVTTDGAPHIFAVQCQRAAGVSRDLHGHLLVLHDITELRNEQAALRRANEKLNLLEGITRHDTLNLLAGVIGYLDIALESDDPEEIRGYVRKSLDAAGTIRQQMEFAREYQAVGMDRPQWFDLKGVAERALGSARQGGMRTEVAVDGVEVYADPLLERALYNLADNALEHGVEVTVIRISCRTEGERLTIVVEDDGVGVPEGKKEEIFLRGFGKHTGLGLFLVREVLGITGMTIRETGTPGVGARFEIAVPPESFRLRRR, encoded by the coding sequence ATGATCTGGCAGTACTCCCCCTTAGTTCTCCCTCTGGCCGTCTCGGCCGTCATGACCCTGGTCCTTGCGGCCATAGCATGGCATAACAGGAAGGTTCCCGGGGGAGTGCCACTCACGATATTTCTCCTGGGTGCGACTGTCTGGAGTGCCGCCTATGCCCTGGTGCTCTCCGTCGCCGACCTGCCGTCAAACCTCCTCTTTACTTATGTCGAGTACGCGGGCATCATGGCCGTCTCCCTGGCGTTTGTCCTGTTCGTCATCTCCTATACAGGGCGCGAGAGCCTGCTCACCCGTACATGGCGGTGCGCCCTCCTGCTCTTCCCGGCATGTGTCTTTGCCGCCCTCCTCACCAACGACCTCCACCACCTGTACTATACCGGCTTTATGCCGGTGGTCGTTGCCGGGTCTATCGTATGGGTCTTCGTGCACGGCCCGCTCTTCTGGGTGGCATGGATAGGTTTCGCCGCCATGACCATCGCTGCGATCGCCCTTCTTGTCAGCCATCTCATCTCGTCCCCCCCGGTGTACCGAACGCAGATCCGGCTCCTCCTGGTTGCGTCTCTCGTGCCTCTTGTGGCCAACCTCCTCTATGTCTTCGGTATGGGGCCTGTACGGGGGCTGGACCTGACCCCGCTGAGTTTCCTCGTCACCGGCCTGACCCTGGAGATGGCGACGATCCGGTACAGGCTCTTCTCGGTGACGCCGGTGGCGCGGTCCCTCCTTCCCAGGATCATGACGGACGGCATGGTCGTGGTCAATGAGGCCGGCGTGGTCGTCGATATCAACCCGGCCGCAGCCTTGATCGCAGGGATGCCAGAAGAGGCAGCAATCGGCCGCCCCTTCGATCAGGTCCTGCCGGCGTTCGCCCGGTTCATTGCAGGATGCCCGAAGGAGGCCGAGGTGGAGGTGACGACCGATGGGGCGCCCCATATCTTTGCCGTCCAGTGCCAGCGCGCGGCCGGCGTCTCCCGCGACCTGCACGGCCACCTGCTCGTCCTCCACGACATCACCGAACTGCGGAACGAGCAGGCAGCACTCCGGAGGGCGAACGAGAAACTGAACCTGCTCGAAGGGATCACCCGCCACGACACCCTCAACCTGCTCGCCGGGGTCATCGGCTACCTCGACATCGCCCTGGAGTCGGACGACCCTGAGGAGATCAGGGGGTACGTCAGAAAGAGCCTCGATGCCGCCGGCACGATCCGCCAGCAGATGGAGTTTGCCCGCGAGTACCAGGCTGTCGGGATGGACCGCCCCCAGTGGTTTGACCTGAAGGGCGTAGCAGAAAGGGCGCTGGGGTCGGCCCGGCAGGGGGGGATGCGCACCGAGGTCGCCGTCGACGGTGTGGAGGTCTATGCCGACCCCCTCCTTGAACGGGCCCTGTATAACCTGGCCGACAACGCGCTGGAGCATGGCGTCGAGGTGACGGTCATCAGGATATCCTGCCGCACCGAGGGGGAGCGCCTCACCATTGTCGTGGAGGACGACGGTGTTGGTGTCCCCGAAGGAAAGAAGGAGGAGATATTTCTCAGAGGGTTCGGGAAGCATACCGGTCTCGGCCTCTTCCTTGTCAGGGAGGTTCTCGGGATCACCGGCATGACGATCAGGGAGACCGGGACGCCCGGGGTCGGGGCCAGGTTCGAGATCGCGGTCCCGCCGGAAAGTTTCAGGCTCCGCAGGCGTTAA
- a CDS encoding ion transporter, whose protein sequence is MLRDRVYNILESTPAGGIAGSVFGFFIAALILFNVAAVILATDEPLYLAFQPAFDLFEVFSVAVFSVEYLLRLWTAPCNPAFRGIGGRARFVATPMAVIDLLAVLPFYLPMVLPLDLRVMRMLRILRIFRLLKLYRYSDALKTLGRVLSAEREALIVVGFVLVILLVITSTLMYFVEHDAQPDAFSSIPMAMWWAVATLTTVGYGDVYPITLLGRFLGGCIAILGIGMFALPAGILASAFGDEIRNRHRKKQVCPHCGKCIDEPLSGEEDAEKR, encoded by the coding sequence ATGCTCAGAGACCGGGTCTACAACATTCTTGAGAGCACTCCCGCAGGCGGCATCGCGGGGAGCGTCTTTGGCTTCTTCATCGCCGCGCTCATCCTCTTCAATGTCGCTGCCGTGATCCTTGCCACCGACGAACCCCTGTACCTCGCCTTCCAGCCAGCATTCGATCTCTTCGAGGTCTTTTCGGTGGCCGTATTCTCCGTCGAGTATCTCCTCCGCCTCTGGACGGCCCCCTGCAACCCGGCATTCAGGGGGATCGGTGGGAGGGCACGCTTTGTCGCCACGCCGATGGCGGTGATCGACCTCCTTGCGGTTCTCCCCTTCTACCTGCCGATGGTCCTGCCCCTCGACCTCCGTGTCATGCGGATGCTCAGGATACTGCGGATCTTCAGGCTCCTGAAACTCTATCGGTATTCCGATGCCCTCAAGACCCTGGGCCGTGTACTCAGCGCCGAGAGGGAGGCGCTCATCGTGGTGGGGTTCGTGCTCGTCATCCTCCTGGTGATCACCTCGACCCTGATGTACTTCGTCGAGCACGACGCCCAGCCCGATGCCTTCTCCAGTATCCCGATGGCGATGTGGTGGGCGGTGGCAACCCTCACCACCGTCGGCTACGGCGACGTCTACCCGATCACCCTCCTCGGGAGATTCCTCGGTGGATGTATCGCCATCCTCGGCATCGGTATGTTTGCTCTCCCTGCCGGCATCCTTGCCTCGGCCTTCGGGGACGAGATCAGGAACAGGCACAGGAAAAAGCAGGTCTGCCCGCACTGCGGGAAGTGCATCGACGAGCCTCTCTCCGGGGAAGAGGACGCGGAAAAACGGTGA